The nucleotide window CCTATCTTTTTATGCGCTTCTGGTGTTAATCCAGTAAGTTCAATGACTTCATTAATTCTAGATTTTGGAGTGCCATACGCATTGGCATTAAAGTTTAAATATTCTTTTACATAAAGATCTGTGTAAAGCGGATTATGTTCTGGTAAGTAGCCTACACTTTTTTGAACGTTCTTCTTGTCCTTAGTAACATCAAATCCGTTGACGCTTGCATCGCCTTCTGAAGCTTCAATATAGGTTGTTAGAATCTTCATCATTGTGGATTTTCCGGCGCCATTTGGTCCTAAAAAACCAACAACTTCTGCGTCCTTTACTTTAAAAGAAACGTTATTTAATGCTTTTTGATCTTTATATAGTTTTGAAATATTATGGACTTCAATAGACATAATTCAGAATATTTGAATTTATTTTTTTCTGCTACAACAAACGTTGATAGGTACATTTTTTAGTAACAAACTAATCGATCTATCTATGGTGTATAGTCAACTTTTATGGGATTAAAGTTAATGATTTTCGGTTAGTCACAAATAATAAAAATTAAGGTGGATTCGAATACATCCAAATCCACCTTAATTGTAATTGTTTAATGCTAGCAAACGTTAATTTGTTTATGCTTTTATAAATTTTGATGTTTTACCGTTATCGAACATTAAAAAGTATATTCCGTTGTTTAAATTTTGAATATCTATGCTATGGTCACTAGATATAGTTGCACTCATAATTTTAACACCCAGATTATTATATATACTATAACTTTTAATATCTAATGCTTCTTGAATATAAATAAAGTCAGAAGATGGTATAGGATAAATGGTTGTATTTTCATCATTGAAATCATTAATACTTAATGTGGGTGTTGTAAAGACAATGTCATCTAGACCAAATGAATCGTCACCTATGCTACTGGTTATAGTAAAAGAACTAACATTGGTCCAATTTAGAGTTACGGTAGATCCCATGCCATATGTGAGGTCTTGGTTAACACTAGAGTTGCTGCCGCCTGATGGAGTAAAAGTATAGGTGCGAGTTCCAGAAAATGTATATGGAGCCAGTGCGTACACCGAAGTTATATCAACTGGAGAGCTAAAAGAAACTGTGGCTGATTCACCAGAATCGGTTTGGTAGGTATACACCACATTTCCAGATGAGCCTGCAAAGCCATTACCATTAATAAGTTTTGAGTCATCAGAAGAGTAGGATGAGGTAAATGTTGCAGTGATACCTGAGACAGTTTGGCTTATTCCGTTACCAGTATCAGTAGCGCTTTCCCAATCGAAAGTTTGAGAAAAAGATATAATG belongs to Winogradskyella sp. J14-2 and includes:
- a CDS encoding T9SS type A sorting domain-containing protein translates to MKKIYPTYYFLLFSIISFSQTFDWESATDTGNGISQTVSGITATFTSSYSSDDSKLINGNGFAGSSGNVVYTYQTDSGESATVSFSSPVDITSVYALAPYTFSGTRTYTFTPSGGSNSSVNQDLTYGMGSTVTLNWTNVSSFTITSSIGDDSFGLDDIVFTTPTLSINDFNDENTTIYPIPSSDFIYIQEALDIKSYSIYNNLGVKIMSATISSDHSIDIQNLNNGIYFLMFDNGKTSKFIKA